A genomic window from Caballeronia sp. SBC1 includes:
- a CDS encoding penicillin-binding protein 1A: MPIIKRPNSSNAPRDDRDQDGPNRYRQPTAKSQAGPSIALRILLWFVGLFAVAAIVGALIIGYALVVMGPNLPSLDALTDYRPKVPLRIYTADHVLIGEFGEERRRIARFDEIPDQMKKAVLAIEDYRFYEHGGVDFIGIARAGLSDIMHGGASQGASTITMQVARNFFLSSEKTYTRKIYEMLLAYKIERALTKDQILELYMNQIYLGERAYGFASAARVYFGKDLKDLTLAECAMLAGLPKAPSAYNPVVNPKRAKVRQQYILKRMLDLKFITQAQFDQASAEEIHARVSGTEYSVHAEYVAEMVRQMMYAQYRDDTYTRGFSVTTTIDSADQEAAYDAVRKGVMDYERRHGYRGPEGFVNLPTTGQDDRDEAIDDALADHPDNGDLIAGVVTSVNAKQVVVTFVNADPATITGDGLRFAAAGLRSNASAAVRIKPGSIVRVVQDAKGNWSITQLPQVEGALVSLVPQDGAIRALVGGFDYNKNKFNHVTQAWRQPGSSFKPFIYSASLEKGLGPATIINDAPLYFPPTTPGGDAWEPKDDDQPDGPMSMRTALQKSKNLVSIRILSYIGTKYAQDYVTQKFGFDVDKTPPYLPLALGAGLVTPLQLAGGYSVFANGGSRINPYLIGEVADAHGTVISRANPLIAGSNAPQTLEPRNAYVMNSLLHSVATGGTGSGTNVLKRNDLQGKTGTTNDAKDGWFAGYQHQLVAIAWMGYDQPKSLGGREFGAQLALPIWVQYMQRALANVPQQQMAMPDGLTTIDGELFYADKTPGTGFVASIGVDSANPIEGAADAVGGVGPSGLTPPSVPPPSVNPAERQEIMDLFKGH, encoded by the coding sequence ATGCCAATCATCAAACGACCGAATTCCTCGAACGCTCCACGCGATGACCGGGATCAAGATGGTCCTAATCGTTACCGTCAACCCACCGCCAAGTCGCAAGCCGGACCCTCGATCGCGCTGCGCATCCTGTTGTGGTTCGTCGGGCTCTTCGCCGTCGCGGCAATAGTCGGCGCGCTGATCATTGGTTATGCGCTGGTCGTGATGGGGCCGAACCTGCCGTCGCTCGACGCGCTGACCGACTATCGTCCGAAAGTGCCGTTGCGGATCTACACCGCGGATCACGTGCTGATCGGCGAATTCGGTGAGGAGCGCCGGCGGATCGCGCGCTTCGATGAAATTCCGGACCAGATGAAGAAGGCCGTCCTCGCGATCGAGGACTACCGCTTCTACGAGCACGGCGGCGTTGATTTCATCGGCATCGCGCGGGCGGGGTTGAGCGACATCATGCACGGCGGGGCGTCGCAAGGCGCGAGCACGATCACCATGCAGGTCGCACGCAACTTCTTCCTCTCGAGTGAGAAGACCTACACGCGCAAGATCTATGAAATGCTGCTCGCCTACAAGATCGAGCGCGCGCTGACCAAGGACCAGATTCTTGAGCTGTACATGAACCAGATTTATCTGGGCGAGCGGGCGTATGGGTTTGCATCGGCGGCGCGGGTGTATTTCGGCAAGGACCTCAAGGACCTGACGCTCGCCGAATGCGCGATGCTTGCGGGCTTGCCCAAAGCACCGTCAGCGTATAACCCGGTCGTCAATCCGAAGCGTGCGAAGGTTCGTCAGCAATACATCCTGAAGCGCATGCTTGACCTGAAGTTCATCACGCAGGCGCAGTTCGACCAGGCCAGCGCCGAAGAAATACACGCACGCGTGTCCGGCACGGAATACAGCGTGCACGCCGAGTATGTGGCGGAAATGGTGCGGCAGATGATGTACGCGCAATACCGCGACGACACGTACACGCGTGGCTTTTCGGTGACCACGACCATCGATTCCGCCGATCAGGAAGCGGCGTATGACGCCGTGCGCAAGGGCGTGATGGATTACGAGCGGCGCCATGGGTATCGCGGGCCGGAAGGCTTCGTCAATCTGCCGACGACGGGCCAGGATGACCGCGATGAAGCGATCGACGACGCGCTCGCCGATCATCCCGATAACGGCGATCTGATCGCGGGCGTGGTGACGTCGGTGAATGCGAAGCAGGTGGTCGTGACGTTCGTCAACGCTGACCCGGCGACCATCACCGGCGACGGCTTGCGTTTTGCGGCCGCCGGCTTGCGCAGCAATGCATCGGCAGCGGTGCGGATCAAGCCGGGTTCTATCGTGCGCGTGGTGCAGGACGCGAAGGGCAACTGGAGCATCACGCAGTTGCCGCAGGTGGAAGGCGCGCTGGTCTCGCTCGTGCCGCAGGACGGGGCGATCCGCGCGCTGGTCGGTGGCTTCGATTACAACAAGAACAAGTTCAATCACGTCACGCAGGCGTGGCGCCAGCCGGGGTCGAGCTTCAAGCCGTTCATCTATTCGGCGTCGCTGGAAAAGGGACTTGGACCGGCGACCATCATCAACGACGCGCCGCTGTATTTCCCGCCGACTACGCCGGGTGGCGATGCATGGGAGCCGAAGGACGACGACCAGCCCGATGGCCCGATGTCCATGCGCACTGCCTTGCAGAAGTCGAAGAACCTCGTGTCGATCCGTATCCTTTCGTACATCGGCACGAAGTACGCGCAGGATTACGTCACGCAGAAGTTTGGTTTCGATGTCGACAAGACGCCGCCGTACCTGCCGCTCGCGCTGGGCGCCGGTCTTGTCACGCCGCTGCAACTGGCCGGCGGATATTCGGTGTTCGCCAACGGCGGTTCGCGGATCAATCCGTACCTGATTGGTGAAGTGGCCGATGCACACGGCACGGTGATCTCGCGCGCCAATCCGCTGATTGCCGGCAGCAACGCGCCGCAAACGCTTGAACCGCGCAACGCGTACGTCATGAACAGCTTGCTGCATTCGGTCGCGACCGGTGGCACGGGTTCCGGCACCAACGTGCTCAAGCGTAACGACTTGCAGGGCAAGACCGGTACGACCAACGACGCGAAGGACGGCTGGTTCGCGGGTTATCAGCATCAACTCGTGGCAATCGCGTGGATGGGCTACGACCAGCCGAAGTCGCTCGGCGGCCGTGAATTCGGCGCACAACTTGCGTTGCCGATCTGGGTGCAGTACATGCAACGGGCGCTTGCCAATGTCCCGCAACAGCAAATGGCGATGCCTGACGGTTTGACGACCATCGACGGTGAGTTGTTCTACGCCGATAAAACCCCGGGCACTGGTTTTGTCGCGAGCATCGGTGTGGATTCAGCGAATCCGATCGAAGGTGCAGCCGACGCGGTGGGCGGTGTCGGTCCTAGCGGCTTGACGCCGCCGAGCGTGCCGCCACCCAGTGTGAACCCGGCCGAGCGCCAGGAGATCATGGACCTATTCAAGGGGCATTGA
- a CDS encoding DUF1488 domain-containing protein produces MNILFPADAPAYRDTNLTVVFAALVNGERVPCAISVEALEDHFGVESCDGTGWIRAFDAARPRIEAVAREHLHINNGAPVLLKSGHFPPGTAN; encoded by the coding sequence ATGAACATCCTTTTTCCAGCCGACGCGCCCGCGTATCGCGATACGAATCTCACGGTGGTATTTGCTGCGCTGGTCAATGGCGAGCGCGTTCCGTGCGCGATCTCGGTCGAGGCGCTGGAGGATCATTTTGGCGTGGAAAGCTGCGATGGCACCGGCTGGATACGCGCATTCGATGCTGCACGCCCGAGGATTGAAGCAGTTGCAAGGGAGCATCTGCACATCAATAACGGCGCGCCCGTACTATTGAAGAGTGGCCATTTTCCCCCGGGAACCGCGAACTGA
- a CDS encoding SMR family transporter, with the protein MRSSAYMLLAVAIVAEVVATSALRASEGFSRLVPSVIVVIGYGISFYLLSLTLKSIPVGIVYAVWSGAGIVLITLVAALLFKQIPDLPAVLGMGLIVAGVVVLNVFSKVSPH; encoded by the coding sequence ATGCGCTCATCCGCTTATATGCTGCTCGCGGTCGCCATTGTTGCCGAGGTCGTGGCGACATCGGCATTGCGGGCATCGGAGGGATTTTCGCGCCTGGTGCCGTCCGTGATCGTGGTGATCGGCTACGGCATCTCGTTCTATCTGCTCTCGCTCACGCTGAAGTCGATTCCAGTCGGCATTGTGTACGCCGTGTGGTCGGGTGCGGGCATTGTCCTGATCACGCTTGTGGCCGCGCTGTTATTCAAGCAGATCCCCGATCTGCCCGCCGTCCTCGGCATGGGCCTGATCGTGGCGGGCGTGGTCGTGCTGAACGTGTTTTCGAAGGTCAGCCCGCACTAA
- a CDS encoding heme-degrading domain-containing protein: MNIAQDLQTIAHQEQTLVFPHFDSDRAWQIGSQLREMAVARGAVVAIEVRTFGQPLFFAALEGTTPDNVRWVQRKARTVEHFRRSSYAIGLSLQQAGATLADKYSLPAAEFASHGGAFPLAVKGAGVIGVVTVSGLPQRQDHGFVVEGLCAILGLDASAFAFASDKA; this comes from the coding sequence ATGAACATCGCCCAAGACCTTCAGACCATCGCGCATCAGGAACAAACGCTTGTCTTCCCGCACTTCGATTCAGACCGTGCGTGGCAGATCGGTTCGCAACTGCGCGAAATGGCGGTGGCGCGTGGCGCAGTCGTAGCCATAGAAGTTCGTACCTTCGGGCAGCCGTTGTTTTTTGCCGCGCTCGAAGGCACCACGCCCGACAACGTGCGTTGGGTGCAACGCAAGGCGCGTACGGTTGAGCACTTTCGCCGCAGTTCGTATGCGATCGGCCTGAGCTTGCAGCAAGCAGGCGCAACCCTCGCCGATAAATACAGTCTCCCCGCCGCCGAGTTCGCCTCGCACGGCGGCGCGTTTCCATTGGCGGTGAAGGGCGCCGGCGTGATCGGTGTAGTGACGGTGTCGGGTTTGCCGCAACGCCAGGATCATGGGTTCGTGGTGGAGGGCTTGTGCGCGATTCTTGGGCTTGACGCAAGCGCGTTCGCGTTTGCATCGGACAAGGCTTGA
- the copC gene encoding copper homeostasis periplasmic binding protein CopC — MNTSLAHMVKHGGLTALLLATAQLAFAHAHPTQQTPAPDATVEAPHEVAIDFTEGLEPAFSTLTVIDAAGKPVNSAKSSVNASNKKHMSVALGALKTGAYQVEWTAVADDGHRTQGHYLFNVK, encoded by the coding sequence ATGAACACGTCCCTTGCACACATGGTGAAGCATGGCGGCCTTACCGCCCTGCTTCTTGCCACCGCACAACTCGCTTTTGCGCATGCGCACCCCACGCAGCAAACGCCTGCGCCCGATGCAACCGTCGAAGCGCCGCATGAGGTGGCCATCGATTTCACGGAAGGCCTCGAACCGGCATTCAGCACGCTGACCGTGATCGATGCAGCGGGCAAGCCGGTCAACAGCGCAAAATCCTCTGTGAATGCGAGCAACAAGAAACATATGAGCGTCGCTCTCGGCGCGCTCAAGACAGGCGCCTATCAAGTGGAATGGACGGCCGTGGCCGACGACGGCCATCGTACGCAAGGGCATTACCTCTTCAATGTAAAGTGA
- a CDS encoding DUF2946 domain-containing protein, with protein sequence MSCSACLSGDYDVVSGAAIGRGSCNASVQIPSFTHGIIDGSTALEVNVSLMRRRLVRKFGSLIGLLAILMIALAPAVSQALASGAQPETILSALCSAAGSRNAQTRTDKPIPSQHSAVGHWNACGYCNLAAHSPAAPPYARAYQAHAISESLSDNAPDQPFPPYAPVFAAQPRAPPVVA encoded by the coding sequence ATGTCGTGTTCAGCGTGCCTTTCCGGCGACTATGACGTTGTGTCCGGTGCCGCAATCGGTCGCGGCAGTTGCAACGCAAGCGTACAAATTCCCTCTTTCACGCATGGCATAATCGACGGCTCAACCGCTCTGGAAGTCAACGTCAGCCTCATGCGCCGTCGCCTCGTCCGCAAGTTCGGCAGCCTCATCGGATTGCTTGCGATCCTGATGATCGCGCTCGCGCCGGCGGTGTCGCAAGCGCTGGCCTCCGGCGCGCAGCCCGAGACAATCCTGAGTGCGTTGTGCTCGGCGGCGGGATCACGGAACGCTCAGACCCGCACTGACAAACCCATCCCTTCGCAGCACTCCGCCGTGGGTCACTGGAACGCATGCGGTTACTGCAATCTAGCGGCGCATTCACCCGCGGCGCCACCTTATGCAAGGGCATATCAAGCACACGCTATATCGGAGTCTTTATCCGATAACGCCCCTGACCAGCCCTTCCCGCCCTATGCGCCGGTCTTCGCTGCACAGCCTCGTGCACCGCCAGTCGTCGCCTGA
- a CDS encoding PspA/IM30 family protein, with product MSLLDSISRTVKGLLNDAADTVQDPSRDARQIVRELDDSIAKAENSLIEIEAQVATQQSKRDVAAEKAKKYEDGAKRALQSGDEALAREALGAQANAETERDALAAELVTLVPSVDHLKQQIADMRQRRNELNSRSNILQAKQQIATAKDVAATALGGIGGKNLSEDFQKLEDKVQLSNARSDARLNSADQKSGKALEDKLAALTRGPSVEDRLEALKKQMNTPAQ from the coding sequence ATGTCGCTTTTGGATTCCATCTCCCGCACCGTCAAGGGCCTGCTGAACGACGCCGCCGACACCGTGCAGGACCCGTCGCGAGACGCGCGGCAGATTGTGCGCGAACTCGACGACAGCATTGCAAAGGCCGAGAACTCGCTGATCGAAATCGAGGCGCAGGTCGCCACGCAGCAAAGCAAGCGCGATGTTGCCGCCGAGAAAGCGAAGAAGTATGAAGATGGCGCCAAGCGCGCGCTGCAAAGTGGCGACGAAGCACTTGCGCGTGAAGCGCTGGGTGCGCAGGCAAACGCCGAGACAGAACGCGATGCGCTGGCCGCCGAACTGGTGACCCTGGTGCCGTCGGTGGATCACCTGAAACAGCAGATCGCCGATATGCGCCAGCGGCGCAACGAGCTCAACTCGCGTTCGAACATTCTGCAAGCCAAGCAGCAGATTGCAACGGCGAAAGATGTCGCGGCAACGGCGTTGGGCGGTATTGGCGGCAAGAACCTGTCGGAAGACTTTCAGAAGCTGGAAGACAAGGTCCAGCTGTCGAATGCGCGCTCGGACGCCCGGCTGAACTCGGCTGATCAGAAGAGCGGCAAGGCACTCGAAGACAAACTCGCGGCGCTCACGCGTGGCCCGTCTGTCGAAGACCGCCTGGAAGCGCTCAAGAAGCAGATGAACACGCCGGCCCAGTAA
- a CDS encoding molecular chaperone DnaJ → MTKTSVKSLGIAVDHDKPNLSKGQKAFNALIKQIEKRRARLSAWEAVIPPFHQKFTGEYALLERTLTDLQIRLAHRLDQACDQKGLTKAERRTASGLVAEMASDLFAQRDDPELKALYNKHSGSDYDRETASELEEMKWALEDMLGVELGDDLDMSSPEAVYERVQAEMEQRQAQDFAESQAREEQRAKRKKTPKQIAAEARVEAEQAQLSLSIREVYRKLASALHPDREADPLERDRKTSLMQRVNQAYGNNNLLQLLELQLELEHIDQHAINNISEDRLKHYNTILKEQIGELDQEIMHVEAEFKHRYGIAPFAIVSPGSIERNLISDIASVRKSIRALERDLLAFEDIKQLKLWLRRLEREAAMNPFDDMSF, encoded by the coding sequence ATGACGAAGACAAGCGTCAAGTCCCTCGGCATCGCTGTGGATCATGACAAGCCCAACTTGTCCAAAGGGCAAAAAGCGTTCAACGCGCTGATCAAGCAGATTGAAAAACGGCGCGCACGGCTAAGTGCCTGGGAAGCTGTCATTCCGCCTTTCCACCAAAAATTTACCGGTGAATATGCTTTACTCGAGCGGACCTTGACGGATTTGCAGATCCGGTTAGCGCATCGTCTCGATCAGGCATGCGACCAGAAGGGCCTGACCAAAGCAGAACGCCGCACGGCTTCAGGCCTGGTTGCCGAGATGGCCAGCGACCTTTTTGCACAACGTGACGATCCAGAACTGAAGGCGCTGTACAACAAGCACAGCGGATCCGATTACGACCGTGAGACGGCCTCCGAACTGGAGGAAATGAAATGGGCGTTGGAAGACATGCTTGGTGTAGAGCTGGGCGACGATCTTGATATGAGCTCGCCCGAAGCTGTGTATGAGCGCGTGCAGGCGGAGATGGAGCAGCGTCAGGCCCAGGATTTCGCCGAAAGCCAAGCGAGGGAAGAACAGCGCGCCAAGCGCAAAAAGACGCCTAAGCAAATCGCAGCGGAGGCGCGAGTGGAAGCCGAGCAGGCGCAGCTCAGTTTGTCTATTCGCGAGGTGTACCGCAAACTGGCAAGCGCCCTGCATCCCGATCGGGAGGCCGATCCGCTGGAGCGCGACCGGAAAACCTCGCTGATGCAGCGCGTGAACCAGGCGTATGGAAACAACAACTTGCTGCAGTTGCTGGAGTTGCAGCTGGAACTGGAACACATCGATCAGCACGCGATCAATAACATTAGTGAAGACAGGCTAAAGCACTACAACACCATCTTGAAGGAACAAATCGGCGAGCTGGATCAGGAGATCATGCACGTCGAAGCCGAGTTCAAGCATCGCTATGGAATTGCGCCGTTTGCTATCGTGTCTCCAGGTAGTATCGAGCGCAATCTGATCAGCGATATTGCATCGGTTCGCAAGAGCATACGGGCACTGGAGAGGGACCTGCTTGCATTTGAGGACATCAAACAACTCAAGCTTTGGCTAAGGCGCCTGGAGCGTGAAGCGGCAATGAATCCTTTCGACGATATGTCTTTCTGA
- a CDS encoding DUF2177 family protein translates to MSKMLVVAFAVTAVAFLILDAIWLGVISRNVYQREIGELLLPKPNFGAAAAFYVIYIAGLVYFCVVPGVAGQSAMRGLINGAVFGIVAYATYDLTNLATLKGWSTTLVFIDVAWGAAASAVASAVAVAITTRVVPLD, encoded by the coding sequence ATGTCGAAGATGCTTGTTGTCGCATTTGCCGTTACAGCTGTCGCTTTCCTGATTCTGGATGCGATCTGGCTTGGCGTGATTTCACGGAATGTGTATCAGCGGGAGATCGGCGAATTGTTATTGCCCAAACCCAATTTTGGCGCGGCGGCGGCTTTCTACGTGATTTACATCGCGGGGCTGGTGTATTTCTGCGTCGTGCCGGGCGTCGCGGGGCAGAGTGCCATGCGCGGACTGATAAATGGAGCGGTGTTCGGGATCGTCGCGTATGCCACGTATGACCTCACCAACCTGGCTACGCTCAAGGGCTGGAGCACGACCCTCGTCTTCATAGACGTGGCGTGGGGCGCAGCGGCAAGCGCGGTCGCGTCGGCCGTTGCGGTCGCCATTACCACGCGTGTGGTCCCGCTTGACTGA
- a CDS encoding copper chaperone PCu(A)C: MKTNTLIHAGLLSLCALAASGVQAATLEAHDCWIRSMPANLPSSGYFVVSNSGDKPATLTGAETPAFGMAMLHKSTSNGSTSTMSMVESAEVPAHGTLAFAPSGYHLMLEDAPKPLKVGSTIPLKLTFADQSSIETTCAVKPPSTLGK; this comes from the coding sequence ATGAAAACCAATACACTGATTCACGCCGGTTTGCTGTCCTTATGCGCCCTCGCGGCGTCTGGCGTGCAAGCCGCAACGCTCGAAGCGCACGATTGCTGGATCCGCTCCATGCCGGCAAACCTGCCGTCGTCGGGATACTTCGTGGTATCGAATAGCGGCGATAAACCCGCCACGCTTACCGGCGCGGAAACGCCCGCGTTCGGCATGGCGATGCTGCATAAGTCGACGAGTAACGGCAGCACATCAACCATGTCGATGGTCGAATCTGCCGAAGTGCCCGCGCACGGCACGCTCGCGTTCGCACCCAGTGGGTATCACCTGATGCTCGAGGACGCGCCCAAGCCGTTGAAGGTCGGATCAACGATCCCGTTGAAGCTGACGTTCGCGGATCAGTCGAGCATCGAGACGACATGTGCGGTGAAGCCGCCGTCTACGCTCGGCAAATAA
- a CDS encoding ESPR-type extended signal peptide-containing protein, producing the protein MNKVYKSVWNESIGAWVAVSETAASRGKKSSERARTPLGLSAIALAGASLGLPSAVTLAAENRAALFNDFTDGTCTAIYDGDTQHGTSIYTGAGCNPSLGNAGSATSIGLNGGGGGTNGTNLISNQSGAFINGGLEVFGSGVSSGSPVAYVHGGLSLFSNGTTSGTANKLIGVAAGTDANDAVNVSQLTAGLAGVKNKYLSANDASDSTSGATAIGVGSIAVGGNAVADSTGGLNAALAIGSDSRAATKATALGPGATASALDSVSLGTLSVADRASTVSVGNATTKRQIVNVAAGTQAYDAVNVTQLQNVTTLLGGGAKINADGTVQAPAYTVAATQSSTVGDAISKIDSELTNKVAYDTTDKLHVTLGGVGTTKPVTISNVAAGALTSTSTDAVNGSQLNSTNQNVSALQTFATNINNGSGIKYFHSNSTLADSSATGADAVAIGGAAVASADNSVAIGANSAATRANTVSVGATGKERQITNVAAGTQSTDAVNLAQLTAVSQDVSKLDSFAVKYDTTDKSQVTLGGAGAKTPTKLTNLKIGDLNSTSTDAINGSQLYSTNQRVGSLETFEGNINNGGGIKYFHTNSTLADSSATGADSVAVGGAAVASAKNAVALGSNSVADRDNSISVGAAGKERQVTNVAAGTASTDAVNVGQLTTVSNNLGTLDSFAVKYDTDENGNPNYQQITLGGAAATKPTLLTNLANGKLSDDSTDAVNGSQLYATNKNVAALQDFTNNVNNGGGIKYFHTNSTLADSSATGTDSVAIGGAALSSGKNSVALGSNSVADRDNSVSVGGVGSERQVTNVAAGTAATDAANVGQLNAVSSSVTSLSAAAIKYDTNADGTPDYANATLGNGNATGTALHNVAAGTSSMDAVNLGQLSDMMGQVTNLANGAYNPLFTADGDRNSEVATSSGTHSVASGANAMASGVNAVASGATSVASGANAVALGANTAATAKNAVAVGANASATASNAVALGAGSVADRANTVSVGTTSAGGQRQITNVAAGTEGTDAVNVNQMQQSVNTGVKSAKGYTDALRSDMNSGLSIANNHINSVGAMSSAMAMMAGSAAAVADKDNRFAAGTGVYRDKAAIAVGFQKRFGTNMVITIGGSTTGEETTGGAGFAFGF; encoded by the coding sequence ATGAACAAGGTTTATAAGTCCGTCTGGAATGAATCAATCGGCGCTTGGGTCGCGGTCTCGGAAACCGCTGCATCCCGCGGTAAAAAGTCATCAGAAAGGGCTCGCACGCCCTTGGGCCTCTCCGCCATCGCTTTAGCGGGCGCCAGCCTCGGATTGCCGTCCGCGGTTACTCTGGCAGCCGAGAACCGAGCCGCCCTTTTCAATGACTTCACCGACGGCACTTGCACGGCGATCTACGATGGCGACACCCAGCACGGCACAAGCATTTACACCGGGGCCGGCTGCAATCCGAGCTTGGGAAATGCGGGATCCGCCACGTCCATCGGCCTGAACGGCGGTGGAGGGGGTACTAATGGAACGAACCTTATTTCCAACCAGAGCGGCGCGTTCATTAATGGGGGACTAGAAGTCTTCGGTTCAGGCGTGTCTTCGGGTTCGCCTGTTGCCTACGTTCACGGTGGCCTCAGCCTGTTCAGCAACGGCACGACCTCTGGAACGGCGAACAAGCTGATAGGCGTAGCAGCAGGTACGGACGCCAACGACGCCGTCAATGTGAGCCAGCTCACAGCTGGACTGGCGGGGGTTAAAAACAAATACCTCTCTGCCAACGATGCTTCAGATAGCACGAGCGGCGCAACAGCGATTGGGGTAGGAAGCATAGCCGTTGGAGGCAACGCAGTCGCTGATTCCACGGGTGGCTTGAATGCAGCACTAGCCATCGGCTCTGACTCGCGCGCCGCGACCAAAGCTACCGCTCTCGGGCCGGGTGCAACCGCGTCCGCTCTGGATTCCGTTTCACTTGGTACGCTTTCAGTTGCCGATCGCGCCAGCACCGTGTCAGTCGGCAATGCAACGACCAAACGCCAAATTGTCAACGTCGCAGCAGGCACGCAAGCCTACGACGCGGTCAACGTAACGCAGCTCCAAAACGTAACTACCCTGCTTGGCGGCGGCGCGAAGATCAATGCTGACGGCACGGTTCAGGCACCTGCATACACCGTGGCCGCAACACAGTCGAGCACCGTAGGCGACGCAATTTCCAAGATCGATTCCGAGCTCACCAACAAGGTGGCCTACGACACAACTGACAAGTTGCACGTCACGCTTGGTGGTGTCGGCACGACCAAACCGGTCACGATTTCGAATGTCGCCGCAGGTGCACTCACTTCGACCAGCACTGACGCTGTCAACGGTTCACAACTGAATTCGACAAACCAAAACGTCTCGGCTCTGCAAACGTTCGCCACCAATATCAACAACGGCAGCGGCATCAAGTATTTCCATTCCAACTCGACGCTTGCTGATTCGTCGGCTACGGGAGCAGATGCGGTTGCTATCGGTGGCGCAGCGGTTGCTTCGGCGGACAATTCGGTCGCGATCGGCGCTAACTCGGCCGCAACCCGCGCGAACACCGTCTCGGTCGGCGCGACCGGTAAGGAACGGCAGATCACCAACGTAGCAGCAGGTACGCAGTCAACCGACGCCGTCAATTTGGCGCAACTTACAGCCGTATCGCAGGACGTGAGCAAACTCGACAGCTTCGCAGTCAAGTACGACACGACCGACAAGTCGCAAGTCACGCTCGGCGGTGCAGGCGCCAAGACGCCCACGAAACTCACGAACCTGAAAATTGGTGACCTGAACTCGACCAGCACGGACGCTATCAACGGTTCGCAGTTGTATTCGACCAACCAGCGCGTCGGCTCGCTCGAAACGTTTGAAGGCAATATCAACAATGGCGGCGGTATCAAGTACTTCCACACGAACTCGACGCTTGCCGATTCATCAGCGACGGGCGCAGATTCAGTGGCAGTCGGTGGCGCAGCGGTAGCATCGGCTAAGAACGCAGTAGCGCTCGGTTCGAACTCGGTGGCAGATCGTGACAACTCGATTTCAGTTGGCGCAGCCGGCAAAGAACGTCAGGTGACCAATGTTGCAGCGGGTACAGCATCGACCGATGCAGTTAATGTCGGCCAACTGACAACGGTATCGAATAACCTCGGCACGCTCGACAGCTTCGCAGTCAAGTACGACACGGATGAGAACGGCAACCCGAACTATCAGCAGATCACACTCGGCGGTGCAGCGGCAACGAAACCTACGTTGCTGACGAATCTCGCCAACGGCAAGCTGTCGGACGACAGCACGGACGCCGTGAACGGTTCGCAGTTGTACGCAACAAACAAGAACGTCGCTGCGTTGCAGGACTTCACGAACAACGTCAACAACGGCGGTGGCATCAAGTATTTCCACACCAATTCAACGCTTGCGGATTCGTCAGCAACGGGCACGGATTCGGTGGCTATCGGTGGTGCGGCGCTGTCGTCGGGTAAGAACTCAGTAGCACTCGGTTCGAACTCGGTGGCGGATCGTGACAACTCGGTATCGGTTGGTGGAGTGGGCAGCGAGCGTCAGGTGACTAACGTGGCAGCGGGCACGGCAGCGACCGATGCAGCTAACGTTGGACAGCTGAATGCCGTATCGAGCAGCGTAACGTCGCTTAGCGCCGCCGCCATCAAGTACGACACCAACGCCGACGGCACGCCGGACTATGCCAATGCAACGCTCGGCAATGGCAATGCGACCGGAACTGCGCTGCACAACGTTGCCGCGGGCACGAGCTCAATGGATGCGGTCAACTTGGGCCAGTTGAGCGACATGATGGGTCAGGTCACTAACCTCGCGAACGGCGCGTACAACCCGCTCTTCACAGCAGATGGCGATCGCAACTCGGAAGTCGCCACATCAAGCGGTACACATTCCGTCGCATCGGGTGCAAACGCCATGGCATCAGGCGTCAACGCAGTAGCGTCCGGCGCGACGTCAGTCGCCAGCGGCGCCAATGCGGTTGCGTTGGGTGCGAACACAGCGGCTACGGCGAAGAATGCGGTTGCCGTGGGTGCGAATGCATCGGCTACGGCGAGCAACGCGGTTGCGTTGGGCGCAGGCTCGGTCGCGGATCGTGCCAACACGGTATCGGTGGGTACGACATCGGCCGGCGGTCAACGTCAGATCACGAACGTTGCGGCAGGCACGGAAGGTACGGATGCGGTCAACGTGAACCAGATGCAACAGTCAGTGAACACGGGCGTGAAGTCGGCGAAGGGTTATACGGACGCGCTTCGCTCCGACATGAACAGCGGCCTCTCGATTGCGAACAACCACATCAACAGCGTCGGTGCGATGAGCAGCGCGATGGCAATGATGGCAGGCAGCGCGGCAGCCGTCGCCGACAAGGACAACCGCTTCGCGGCCGGCACGGGTGTGTATCGTGACAAGGCAGCAATCGCGGTCGGCTTCCAGAAGCGCTTTGGAACCAACATGGTCATCACGATCGGTGGTTCGACCACTGGTGAAGAAACGACGGGCGGTGCAGGTTTCGCGTTTGGGTTCTAA